The following proteins are encoded in a genomic region of Rattus rattus isolate New Zealand chromosome 2, Rrattus_CSIRO_v1, whole genome shotgun sequence:
- the LOC116894021 gene encoding putative olfactory receptor 52P1 encodes MAGNATCQHIASFFLVGIPGLENFHCWIGILVCLLFVLTLLGNSIIIATIKLEPSLHQPMYFFLCMLAMNDMCLSSSAALKMLGIFWFDAHWINFDACLTQMYFIHTLCIMESAILVAMAFDRFVAICVPLHYASILTTSMVTKLGLVCLIRGVLLILPCPFLIKRLPYYTKYVIPHAYCEHMAVVKLASGNTLINRAYGISVALSVIIVDIGLIGTSYVKILQSVFWLSSQNARSKALGTCAAHVCTILVSYTPALFSFLTHRIGKNVPPSVHISIASVYLLVPSAVNPVVYGVKTKQIRDRVIDLFFTHKKFPEK; translated from the coding sequence ATGGCAGGAAATGCTACGTGTCAACACATTGCATCTTTCTTCCTGGTTGGTATACCTGGACTGGAAAATTTTCACTGCTGGATTGGCATCCTTGTTTGTCTCCTATTTGTCCTGACTCTGCTGGGGAACAGCATAATCATTGCTACTATCAAGTTAGAGCCAAGTCTCCACCagcccatgtatttcttcctttgcatGCTGGCAATGAATGACATGTGTCTTTCCTCTTCTGCAGCTCTGAAGATGCTTGGCATCTTCTGGTTTGATGCACATTGGATCAACTTTGATGCCTGTCTAACTCAAATGTATTTTATCCACACTCTGTGCATCATGGAATCAGCCATCCTAGTTGCCATGGCATTTGATCGCTTTGTGGCCATTTGTGTCCCTCTTCATTATGCATCAATCCTGACAACATCTATGGTGACTAAACTAGGTCTTGTTTGCCTAATCAGAGGTGTGCTATTGATTTTGCCATGTCCTTTTCTCATTAAGAGGCTGCCTTACTATACAAAATATGTCATCCCTCATGCCTACTGTGAACACATGGCTGTGGTGAAATTGGCAAGTGGCAACACTCTCATTAACAGAGCATATGGAATCTCTGTGGCCCTTTCAGTTATTATAGTGGATATAGGACTGATAGGGACATCCTATGTAAAAATCCTCCAGTCAGTGTTTTGGCTCTCTTCCCAGAATGCTCGCTCTAAAGCCCTGGGTACATGTGCTGCACATGTCTGCACTATCCTTGTTTCCTATACACCTGCACTGTTTAGCTTCCTAACTCACCGCATTGGCAAGAATGTACCTCCAAGTGTTCACATCAGTATTGCCAGTGTGTACCTTTTAGTACCTTCCGCAGTTAATCCGGTAGTGTATGGTGTCAAGACCAAACAGATTCGTGATAGAGTGATAGATCTTTTCTTTACACACAAGAAGTTCCctgaaaagtaa